The Vulgatibacter sp. region CGTGTCGACGCGAGCGCCGGCGGCGACGAAGGACCGCGACATCCATCGTGTGTCCGCTCTCAGTCGCTGGTCGCCAGCCACTCCACCGGCAGCGCGAGGTCGGCGATCACCGGGTAGTGGTCGGACGCATCTCCCTGGAGCACGAAGCTGCGCTGCACCTCGAATTCCGTGGAGGCGAGGACATAGTCGTACCGGAAGGTTCCGAGCAGGGGCAGCGGGTAGGTGCCGGCGTCACCCGTTCCGGCCTTCGCCCAGGCGTCCTGCAGGCGGCTGGTGAGGAGGCGGACCGCAGGCGACGTCGCCACGTCGTTCAGGTCACCGACGAGGATCTTCGGCCTCTCGTCTGCCGCCATCAGGCGGGCGACGAAGGCGGCCTGCTCGCGCCGGAGCTCGCTGCGCTGCGGCATGGGGCTGAGGTGGGCCTTGTAGAGGCTGACCTCCACCCCATCGACCAGCAGCACCGCCCGCGCGACGACACGGGGCTCCATCCCCCGGTCCACCGGCAGCGGGCGTTGATCGAGGGAGACGACCGGTACGCGTGAGAGCAGGGCCATGCCGTAGTCGCCACCGTGCATCTGGGTGGCCGGAATGTGCACCGCATAGGGCAGGCCGAGACGGCGGCCGAGCTCCCGGGCCTGATCGAGACCGCCGGCCCGCCGGGTGCCGTTGTCGACCTCCTGGAGCGCGACGACGTCGGGGGAGGCCTCCTGGATCGCCTCTGCCACCCGATCGATCCCTTCCGAGCAACTGCGGACGTTGAACGTCATCACACGGAGCGAGTTGGTCTGCGTCGTGCCGCGCCGGATCGCCGCCGTTCGCAGCTCGCTCTTGTAGGCAGAGCACGCACAGAGCTGGGACAGGATGACCGCGAGGAAGGTGCGGCAGAGCCAACGATGCAAAATCGACCTCGTCTGGATGAAACGAGCAAGGAGAACGCCATCTTAGCCGTAGGCCCCGGAGGCTCCACAAGCCCCCCCGGTTCCCACCGGTCGGTTTCTTGACCACATCGGCGCCCCGCCGGAGACTCGGGCGATAGCGCGAGGTGACGGTGATGCGGTGTCCGGGATGCGGTGTGGCGGGGACGGGAGCGGGACGGTGTCTCGCGTGCGGCGTCTCGATGCCCCTTCCCGACGAGCAGCTGGTGCAGCGTCGCCCGGTGGGCGAGGAGGTTCCGCTCGACCGCCGCGGCGGGCGACGGGACGGAGCCCGCGCCGCGGCCCCTGCTGCCCTCGCCGTCGACCTCTCCATCGATCGGCGCCTCGTTCCTCGGCTCACTGCGGCGGTGGCGCCGCCGGAGCGTGCAGCGAAGGTTGCCCGGATGCGCCTCGATCACGAAGGCGCCGAGGCCCTGGCGGGCAGGTTGCTGGTACCTCTCGCCCAGTCGGCAGCCCGGGCGCTGGAGCCCGCCTTCGTGGCTGCGAAGCGGGCGGTGAGCGAGCGGATGCAGCGGCAGCGCGACGATGCCGGCGAGCTCCTCGTCGAGGGCCGGATCCTCGAAGCGGACGGCGAGGGAATCGCCGCCTTCGTGGCATTCGGCAGGGCTTTGCTCGCCGCCCCCCTCGACGCCAGCCCGGTCCGGGCGTTGGAGCGGCTCGCCGCTGCCCACGGGCTGCGGTTGGCGCTTGCCGATCTCTACGACCTGGTGGTGGCCGAGACGGAATCGCATCCCAGCTCGCCGACCCTTCGTCGCCGCGGCGCCCAGCTCCGGGAGCTCGGCGCCGCGCAGGCCGAGCGGGTGGAGACGTGGGAGGCGGCGCGCTCCGCTGCAGTCGAGGCCGCGGCGGCAGGCCCGCGTGCCGTCGAAGCATGCGGCGTCGCGCCCTCCGCCCCGCTCGCCACTTCTGCTGCGCCCGCGGCAGAGATGCCGGCGCTGGCAGCACGCGTCGCCGAAGACCTCACCGCGCCCGCTGCCGAGGAGCTAGCCACGCCGGTTGGCGACGAGGCCAGCGCGCCTCTCGTGCCGGCGCTCGTCGCGAGGGCTACCGCGGCGCCCGCGGTGGATCGCCTCCCCGTCGGTCCGAGTGTCGTGCCGCTGCTTGCGCCTGTCCGCACGGCATCCCCATCTCCGCTGCCTGTTGGCGCAGCGATGGAAAGCGCCCCGCGCCCTGCCGGATCATCCGCTTCCTTCGGAGCAGAGGCGACGCCCGAGCCACTTCCGCCGTTCGTTCCGCCGCCGCTTGCTGCTGCGCCCGTCCCCGAGCCTGTCGCAACAGCTGCGGTCTCCAGCGGCGCGTCCGACGGCTTCTCCCTCGCCGCCGCCCCGTCGCCCGTGCAGGAGCAGGACGACGCCAGCATCTCCGCGCGCAGGATCGCCCTCGGTCGCAGCAGCCCCGATCCTGCCGACGTGCCGGTGCAGGCACGCCTCCTCGCCTGGATCGTCGATCTCGCGGTTGTCGGCGCCGTCCCCGCGGTCGCGGTGGTCGCCGGCACCAGCGCATTCTCGCGGCCCGGCCTCTCGGTGATCGACCACCTCCTCTACGCCGCAGCGCAGCACCCCTCGATCTTCGTCGCCGCAGCGCTGCTCGGCCTGCTCACCGCCTTCGTCTACCTCACGCTCGGCCTGGCCATCGGCGGCCGCACCCTCGGCGATCGGCTGGCGGGGCTCCGCTCCGTCGAGGTCGAGCACGGTACGCCGCCGGGGCTCCGGCTCGCTGCCGTGCGGAGCGCTGTCGCCATCGCCGGGACCCTCGCCTTCTTCGTGAGCCCGCTCTGGGCCCTGGTCGATCCGAACGGCGAGGCCCTCCACGACAAGGTGGTCGGAACTCGCACCATTCGCTGCGTTTGACGGGCCCGTTGCCGGCAGCGAAGATGCCGCCGCAATGCCCCTCTTCCTCGCAGGTCTATTGGTACGCGGCGGCGTTCTCGCTCCCCAGGTGGTCGAGGAGGCGCTCCAGCGGCAGGTCCTCGCCGGCGGCGCCCTCGACTCGAGCCTGCTCGAGCTCGGCGCTCTCGAGGAGCCGCAGCTCGCGGAATATCTCGCCCGGGCGAGCGGCCTTCCCCTGGCGACGCCGGAGCAGCTCGCTTCGCCCGACCAGCGGCTGCGCCGCCTCTTTCCGCTCCGGCTCGCCGAGCGCCATGGCCTCGTCCCCTTCGCGCAGGAGGAGAAGACGCTGCGGATGGCGTGCGCCTATCCCGCGGACGCGGCGCTCCTCGAGGAGATGGGCTTTCTCCTCTCGCAGCGGATCGAGGCCTGGGTCGCGCCGGAGTTCCGGGTACGCCTCGCCATCGAACGGCTCTACGGCCAGCCCGCCTCCGCGCGAATGCACGAACTCGCGCGCCGCTGCGGCGCCGAGGTGGCCCCGCGTCCCGCCGATCTCCCCGCCGCGCCGCCCGCCCCCCGCGATCCCGAGCGGAGCGTGGCGCCCGACTGGACGGTGAGCGAGGCCCTCGCGCGCCTCGAGTCCGCTTCCAACCGCGACGAAGCGATCGATGTCGCCCTCCGCTTCGGCAGGCGGCACTTCTCCTGGGTGGCGCTCTTCGGCCTCGTCGGCGGCAAGGCGATCGGCTGGGATGCGGTGGGCGAGGAACCCGGCAGCGAGCGCCGCGTCGAGCAGGTGGTCCAGCCCCTCGACGAGGAGACCGTCTTCTCCACGGTCGTCCATACCCAGGGGCGGTACCTCGGGCCGGTCGCGCCCACCGAAGCGAACCTGCGCCTCGTCGAGCGGATGGGGCGCCAGCCGCCGCAGACGGCGTTCGTCCACCCGGTGCAGGTGGGCGATCGAACGGTGGCGCTGATCTGGGCGGACAACGGCGCCGGTGAGGTGCCGCAGGTGGCCGCTGCGGAAACGATGGTCGTGATGCAGGCGCTCGGCCACGCGCTCGAACGGCTGATCCGCGGGAGGAAGGCAGCGGTGGCGGCGACGTCGGAGTCCGTGCCCGCGCCTGCGCCGGTTGCCGCGCCCGCGGAAATCCCGGCGCCCGTCGCGGTCGCCGACCCGACCGCGACGGTGGCTGCTCCCGCCGACGTCCCGACGCCCGTCGCGGTCGCCGAATCGACGGCGCCGGTAGCTGCGCCCGCCGCAGTGCCGGCCCCAGCAGCCGAAGCACCGGCGCAGGCGGAGACCCTGCTCGACACCGACGAGTCTCCAGCCGCCGGCGAACCGGCGCCTGCTGCGGACGACGCTACCCCTCCAGCGAAGGATGCGCCCGCTCCCGTTGCCCTGGCGGCCCGGGCTGCGGCGCAGCTCCCGCCCCCCGGCGGCGCTGCCACCGCCCTGCAGCAGGCCTGCGCCGGCGTCGAGGCCCTCCTCGCCGCTGGCAGCGACGCCGAACGTGCCGCTGCGCTCGCCCGCATCGCCGGCAGCGGCGCCATCGGCGCCGAGCTCCTGGTCGCGCTGCTCCCGGGCCCGCTCCGCATCGACGGCAGCGGCGCCGTCTCGGGTGGCGCCTTCCTCGACGCGCTGCTCGCGCTGGGGCCGTGGGCGATCCCCGCCCTCACCAGCGCCGCCCGCTCGCCGAGCTCCTCGCTCCGCTATTGGGCCGCGGTGCTCCTCGCCGGCTCCGCCGACACGGCTGCCCACGCCGCCCTCGCCAGGCTCGCCAGCGACCGGGACCCCCACGTCGCCGCCGTCGCCAGGCTCGCCGCGCAGCCTGCGGCCTGAGCCCCCCGGGGCTCGAACGCAAAGCCATCTAGGGCGTGTCGACAGTATCGGCGGCTCAATCGGGGCGCACGCTTAGCCTTGACGGATGTTCAGTGCGCCGCCATGCTCCAAGGTGTGACCGACCGAAACGCGTTCTCGAATGAGCAGTGGGAGCGCATGGCGCCGCTGGTAGCCTCCCTGCACCGTCGGGGCCCGCGAGGAAGAAGCGACCGACGCTTCGTCGAAGCCGTCGTCTGGTTGCTGCGTACAGGCTCTCCCTGGCGGGACCTGCCAGCCTCGTTCGGCAGGTGGGGTTCCGTGTACCAGCGCTTCCGCCGCTGGGCTGCGGCGGGCCGTTGGGAGGCGCTACGCCAGGCGCTTGGAGCGGATCGCGCGGTCGACGAGCTGCTGCTGATCGACAGCACAATCGTAAAGGCGCATCCGCATGCGGCGGGGGCGCGAAGCGGACAGAGCAGCGAGGCCCTCGGCCGATCGCGCGGCGGGTTCACGACCAAAGTGCACGCCGTGGTTTCGAGCGGAGGGCGTCTCGTGCGCTACGTGCTGACTGGAGGCGCGGCGCGCTTCGCCTTCAACCAGGCGCTCCGCCTCGCGAAGGATGCGCTCGAGGCGAAACGGCGCGGAGAAGACGTCTTCGTCCCCTGGACTGGCTTCGATCAGATCAACTCCATCAACAAGTGGAAGCGCTCGGCCGCACGGCAGGCGTTCCGCATCCGGAACAAGACGAGCGGCGGCAGTTCCGCCGTCGCGGTCGGTGACGCTGGCTCTCCGCGCAGCATCCGACTGCCGAGGCTGGGCTTGCTGGCGGTACGTGAGGACACAAGGAAGCTGCGCCGCATGATCGCCAGGGGCCGGGCGAAGATCCTCTTCGCCACCATTTCCCACGAGACCGGCGGCCGGTGGACGGTAAGTCTCAACCTCGAGGCGGCAGCGCTCCACCCTGCGAATCGACCCGAGGTGGTGGCTGCGCCTATCGAAGTTCCACCAGCGGATCGGGAAAGTGCGCCGCGCGTTCGTGCACCGCGTATCGAGCCGGCTGGCCAAGACCCACAGCCACCTGGTGGTCGAGACGCTGTCCACGGCGGGGCTGATGCAGACCCGCATGGCCGCTCCCTCGCCGACAGCTCGTGGGCGAAGTTTGCCGATGCGCTTACGTACAAATTGCAGTGGCGGGGGGGATCTCGACCGCTTCTACCCGAGCACGCGCCGCTGCAGCGCGTGCTCGGAGGTAGGCGAATCGATTCCACTGGCGGAGCAGACCTTTCGCTGCCGTAGTTGCGGTCACGAGGCCGACCGCGACACCAATGCGGCCGCGTGCCTCGCGCAGTACCCGGGGGTGCAGTGGCCTCCCGTCGCCGCCAAGCAGGCGGAGACGAAAAACGTTTGCCGAGAGGAGAGCGCTGGCGCGTGGGCTCGTCCCACGCGTGGAACTGTCCTCGTTGAAGCAGAAAGGGCTTCGGCCCGACGCCCGAGGAGGGCGGTGTTGGCAGCCTGATGATGTCAACACGCTTTGGCGCGCAGCCTGCCACGTCGACCGCTTGCTCGGCGCCAGCGCGCCGAGTGGGCACCGCAAAAGAGCCCATGCGGCTTCACTGCACCGCTGGCGCTTCGTATCGTCGGGCGATGCGCTTCCTGCTCGCCCTCCTCCTCACCGCCTGGCCCTTCCTCGCCGGCGCCGCGGCAGCCGTCCCCACCGACGCCAGCTGGGCGATCCTCGCCCCGAAGGCAGGGGAGGGCGCCGCGATGGGCCGGGCGCTGCAGCAGGCAGCCGATACCCGCGGCCTGCAGCAGGGCTTCGCCGCCGGGTTACGGGCGGGCCTCGGCTTCGACCCCTTCGACGCAGCGACCCTCGAGGCTGCAGGCGTCGCCCTCGATCAGCCCCTCGCCATCGCCTCCCGCAGCGGCGTGGAGCTGGCCTCCGTCACCCTCCGCCCGGGCGAACAGGGCACGGCGCACCTCGCCGCCTGGCTGAAGCCCCTGGGCGAGGTGCAAGCCGGCAAGGTCCACCGCGGCTGGAAGATCCAGCTCGCCACCAGGGGCGAGAAGGTGGTGGCGGGCCATGCAACCAGGGGCGCCACGGCCGTGACCGCCCGCCTCGCCGCGGCAGGCGGCGACGTGGCTGCCACCCTCCGCGCCGCGATCGACGCCAGCGCCGGCAACCGCTCCCTCGAGGCGGCGCCGCTCTTCTCCGCGGTGCGGCGGGAGGCAGCTGCGCCCTGGCTCCTCTGGATCCGACGCGAGGCCGGGACCACCGCCGCAGCCGTCGGCCTCGAGGGTGATCGCCTGCGGATCCGCGGCCGCACCTCCGCCCGGAACGCCGGCGATTGGCTGGGAACGGGAGCTGCCTTTCCCGGCGCTGCAGGCGGCGAAGGATTGCTCCTCGCCCGCATCGCCCTCTCTCCCGCAGCCCGGAAGGCCGGCGGCCCCGCAGCTGGCGGCGTTCGTTTCCTGCTCGGACAGGCGTGCCCCGCCTGTGATCCCCGCGCCCTCTCCCGCCAGGCAAATACCCTCGCGCCGCTCCTCGCCGGCCCCGCTGCCCTGGCCCTCTCGCGCCTCGAGCTCCGGGCCCTCGAGCAGGGCTGGAGCCCCGCCGCGACGCCCTTCGCCTGGGTGGCGGCGGTCCGCGACCCTGCTGCAGCGGCGCTGTGGCTCGAGCAGACCGCGAAGCTCGTCGGCGCCGCCGGCAGCGTCGATCGGAGCGTCGACACGCCGATCGGCCCCCTCTCCTTCGGCCTGCGCGGCAAGCGCCTCTTCGTCGCCAGCGACGCCGGCGCACGGGATCGCCTTCTCGCCGCAACCGGCGGTGCTGCGAGCGGACAGGGGGCGCCGCTCTCCGCCACCATCGATCCCACCGCGCTGGGGCGGGCCCTTGCCGGCCTCTCCGTCACCGACGCGCTCCGGGGCGGGCTGCTCGGCTCGCTCTTCGCCGTCCGGCTCCAGCTCGGCCCCCTGCTCCAGGGCAGCGGGCCGCTGCAGGTGGAGGCGGCGCCGGTGGGGAAGGGCACCTATCGCTTCGACGCAAGCTGGGACCTGCAGCACGGCAGCTGAGACGCGTCCACCCCGCGTCGCAACGTGCCCCAACGGGGCGTGGACCACCTGGGCCGGAAGCGGGCACGTGCGCTTGCCGCGGAGCAGCGCCCACCCCACGTTACCTGCGACCCGGTGGAGCGCCGGGACCCTCTAAGCGCCTCGGGGCGCTGCATGGTCCGCGCTTCGTGGCGAAAAGGTGCGTGGCGGACGCCCCTTCTCGTGCAGCGGGTCCCCGGCCGCCAAAGGCCGGGTGGAGCAGCGCGTGGCGGGTGCCGACGCCGCTTCCGGGCGAGGCCAGCAACGGCCCCCGGAGGCGACTCGGGTGCGGGCAGGCAGCACCGCGACATGCGGCGCGCCGCCGCACCCGGTGTGCCACGCGGGACTGGGCGGTGTCCCCACTGCGCCGGCCCCGCCACGCGCCGTTCCGTTTTTCCGGCAGCCGGGTGATCAGCCGTAGGCGGCGCGGTAGTCGACGCCGTCCTCTTCCTCGGGCTCCGCCTGGTTGCGGCGGTCCGGCTCGGCGTTGGCGAAGAACGTGTCGAGGGCCACGCGGAGCTCCTCCGCCGGCTCGATCCGCATCGCCTCGGAGCGGAAGGCGGCGGCGCCCACCAGGCCCCGCGCATACCAGCCGAGGTGCTTGCGGAATTGGTGCACCGCCCGCCGCTCGTCGCCGCAGAAGGCGAGGTGGGCCTCGTAATGCTCCATCACCACCGCGTGCCGCTCGGCGACGGTGGCGGGCGGGCCGCCCTCGAGCTCCCGGAAGAGCCAGGGGTTGCCGAGGGCGCCGCGGCCGATCATCACCGCGTCGCAGCCCGTGGTCGCCAGCATCCGATGCGCGTCGGCAACGCTCTTCACGTCGCCGTTACCAATCACCGGGATCGAGAGCGCCTCCTTGAGCGCCTTGATCAGCGACCAGTCGGCCTTGCCGTTGTAGCCCTGCGCCCTGGTGCGGGGGTGAAGGGCGACCGCCTGGCAGCCCGCCGCCTGCAGCGCGAGCCCCACCTCGACGCAGTTGATGCTCTTCGCGTCGATGCCGGCGCGGATCTTCGCGGTCACGGGCAGGCCGGTCGCCTCGGCGATCTTCGAGACGACCTCTGCGGCGCGGGAGGGCTCGCTCATCAGCGCGCAGCCGGCCCCGCTCTTGGTCACCTTCGGGACCGGGCAGCCCATGTTCACGTCGATGATCTGGGCGCCGTGGTCGCGCGCCACCTTGGAGGCCTCGGCGAGCACGTCCGGCTTGCCGCCGAAGACCTGCACCGAGAAGGGGCGCTCCCAGACCGGATCGAAGCGCAGGTAGCGCATCGTGCGGTTGGAGGCGCGCATGAGCCCCTCGGCCGAGACGAGCTCGGTGGGGCAGAGGCCGGCGCCCAGCCGGAAGGCGAGGCTGCGGAAGGGCATCTCGCTGATCCCGGCCATCGGGGCGAGGATCCAGCGGTTGCGTAGCTCGTAGGGACCGATGCGCATCGTCTCGTTCAACCCCGCTGCGTGCGGGCTGCTTCCTACCCGTGGAGCGCCCCGGGCGCAATGGGCCGGCGTCCCTGCCCGGCCGGTTGCTTCGCCTCGCGCCGCGAGGTGGTAGAGTCCGCCGCCGTGAAAGAGCTACGAGTCCCCAAGCAGCGCGTCGAGGTCGAGGTCCTCCTCCCCGGCGGCGGTACCCGCAAGGTCGCCGTATTTCTCTCGGAGTTCGCCTCGGGGCATGCCGGCGGCGAACGCCTCTCCGATCTCCTCAACGGCAGCGCCGCCTTCTTCCCGGCGGTGGAGGAGGGGAGCGACGAGATCGCCATCCTCAACCGCACCGCGATCGCCGTGGCCCGCGTCGCCAGCTCGGTGGAGCGGGACATCGCCTCCGAGTTCACGCTGCCCACCGAATTCGAGGTCGAGATCACGCTGGTCGACGGCAGCAGCCTCACCGGCCTGATCAGCTTCGTGATGCCGCCGGAACGGTCGCGGCTCATCGACTTCCTGAACGACGGTCCGCCCTTCTTCCGGGTCCTGCAGGAAGATTGCGTCTCCCTCGTCAACAAGCGCCACGTCGCCCTCGTGGCCCCCGTGCGGAAATAGAAACAAGCCATGGCTCGCATCGACCCCGTCATCGATCGGATCTTCCAGGAGAGCGCCGCGGCCCTCGTCTTCGAGACCGGCACCGCCGCGTTCCTCCTCACCGCGAGCGGCAACCGCCCGGTCTACAAGCAGCAGCTCTCCACGGCGCAGATCCTCGGCGCCTTCGCGGAGATCACCCCCGCCGAGCTGCAGGGCCGGCTCGGCAACGAGCCGCGGATGCAATTCCCCTACGTGGCGCCCGGCGGCGCGGTGGAGATCACCGTCGAGGCCCGCGACGGAAACATCCGCGTCCTCGTCAAGCCGCAGCCCACCGCCGGTACACCCAGCCGCGGCGGCGTGCCCTACCACGCGGTGGTCGCCGCCAAGCCCGAGCACGTCGCGCCGAAGCCCCAGCCGCCGAAGGCCCCGGAGCCCGTGGTGCAGGTGACGGCGCCGGCCGGCGCGGTGCCGGTGATGCTCTCCGGCGATCCCCGCAAGGCGATGGAGCAGCTGCTCTCGCTGATGCTCGAGAAGAAGGCCTCCGATCTCCACCTCACCAGCGGCTGCGTGCCGATGCTCCGCGTCGACGGCGACATCGTCCCCGTCAACCTCTACGGCACGCTGCCGAACGAGCGCCTCCAGGCGATCCTCTGGTCGATCGCCCCGCAGCGGAACCAGGAGGAGTGGGAGGAGAAGAAGGACACCGACTTCGCCTACGAGACCGAGGAGTCGCGCTTCCGCGTCAACGTCTTCTGCGACCGCAGCGGCGTCGGCGCCGTGCTCCGCACGATTCCGACCAAGATCATGAGCGCCGAGGACATGGGCCTCTCGAAGGCGATCCTCGACCTCTGCTTCCTGCACAAGGGGCTGGTGCTGGTCACCGGCCCCACCGGCTCCGGCAAGTCGACCACGCTCGCGGCGATGGTCGACTACATCAACCGGAACCGCTCGGATCACATCATCACCATCGAAGATCCGATCGAGTTCGTTCACCCCAACAAGAACTGCCTCGTGAACCAGCGCGAGGTCTCGGTGCACACTGCCTCGTTCAAGAACGCGCTCCGCGCAGCGCTGCGCGAGGATCCCGACATCATCCTGGTGGGCGAGCTCCGCGACCTGGAGACGATCGCGATCGCCATCGAGACCGCCGAGACCGGCCACCTCGTCTTCGGCACCCTCCACACCAACACCGCGCCAGCGACGATCGACCGGATCATCGACCAGTTCCCGCCGGACCGGCAGGAGCAGATCCGGATGATGCTCTCCGAGTCGCTCAAGGGCGTGATCGCCCAGACCCTCTGCAAGAAGAAGGGCGGCGGCCGGGCCGCGGCGCAGGAGGTGCTGATCTGCAACAGCGCCGTCTCGAACCTGATCCGCGAGGGCAAGACCTTCCAGGTGCCGTCGATCATGCAGACCGGCAGGAACCAGGGCATGGTCACCTTGAACGACGCGCTCCTCGAGCTGGTGAAGAAGGAGATCGTCGCCCCCGAGGAGGCCCTGAAGAAGGCCGTCGCCAAGGGCGAGTTCAAGGGGATGCTCGAGCGCCTGGGGCACAAGCTCGAGGCGCCGGAGAATTGAGGGGCCCGGCCCGCGCGGGGCCGGATTCTCTCCCCCGCGCCGTGGGCCCTCAGCTTCGTTGACCCCCCGACGGCCGGTTGCTAGGATGCCGCCCCTTTTGGCGAGCAATCCCGTATTTCCGCGGGGTTGCAGCGCGCCTCGCCTGCAGCTGGTCCCGCGCCAGCGGGGCCGGATTCAGGAGAAGCCCGCATGTCCGTCGATCTCGCCGACAAGCCGATGTCCCCCGAAGAAGAGAAGCGCGCGAAGCTCGCAGCCCTGCACCGCGAGGCGGAGCTGGGCGGCGGCGAGGAGCGCATCGCCAAGCAGCACGAGGCGGGCAAGCTCACCGCCCGCGAGCGCATCGACCTGCTCCTCGATCCCGGCACCTTCGTCGAGGTCGACAAATTCGTCACCCACCGGTGCAGCGACTTCGGGATGGAGCAGAAGAAGATCCTCGGTGACGGCGTGGTCACCGGCTATGGCCTCGTCGAGGGCCGGCAGATCTTCGTCTTCGCCCAGGACTTCACCGTCTTCGGCGGCTCGCTCTCCGGCGCCTACGCCCAGAAGATCTGCAAGATCATGGACCTCGCCATGCAGGTGGGCGCCCCCGTGGTCGGCCTCAACGACTCCGGCGGCGCGCGCATCCAGGAAGGCGTGGAGAGCCTCGCGGGCTACGCGGACATCTTCCTCCGCAACACCCTGGCCTCCGGCGTGATCCCGCAGATCAGCCTGATCCTCGGGCCCTGCGCCGGCGGCGCGGTCTACAGCCCGGCGATCACCGACTTCATCGCCATGGTGAAGGACACGTCGTACATGTTCATCACCGGCCCCGACGTCATCAAGACGGTGACGCACGAGGAGGTGAGCAAGGAGAACCTCGGCGGCGCCAGCGCCCACAACGCGAAGAGCGGCGTGGCGCATTTCGCGGCGGAGGACGAAGCCCACGCGATCCGGATGACGCGCGAGCTCCTCTCCTTCCTGCCGCTCAACAACGCCGACGATCCGCCGGTGGAGCCGTGCAACGACGACCCCTTCCGCGAGGACGAGAAGCTCCGCACCATCGTCCCCGAGAATCCGAACAAGCCCTACGACATCAAGGAGATCGTGAAGACGGTCGTCGACGACAACCACTTCTTCGAGGTGCAGGAGCACTACGCGAAGAACATGGTCATCGGCTTCGCCCGCCTGAACGGCCGCCCGGTGGGCATCGTCGCCAACCAGCCCCTCGTCCTCGCCGGCGTGCTCGACATCGACGCCTCGGTGAAGGCGGCGCGCTTCGTGCGCTTCTGCGATTGCTTCAACATCCCGCTCGTCACCTTCGTCGAC contains the following coding sequences:
- a CDS encoding zinc ribbon domain-containing protein codes for the protein MPLAEQTFRCRSCGHEADRDTNAAACLAQYPGVQWPPVAAKQAETKNVCREESAGAWARPTRGTVLVEAERASARRPRRAVLAA
- a CDS encoding IS5 family transposase, which encodes MLQGVTDRNAFSNEQWERMAPLVASLHRRGPRGRSDRRFVEAVVWLLRTGSPWRDLPASFGRWGSVYQRFRRWAAAGRWEALRQALGADRAVDELLLIDSTIVKAHPHAAGARSGQSSEALGRSRGGFTTKVHAVVSSGGRLVRYVLTGGAARFAFNQALRLAKDALEAKRRGEDVFVPWTGFDQINSINKWKRSAARQAFRIRNKTSGGSSAVAVGDAGSPRSIRLPRLGLLAVREDTRKLRRMIARGRAKILFATISHETGGRWTVSLNLEAAALHPANRPEVVAAPIEVPPADRESAPRVRAPRIEPAGQDPQPPGGRDAVHGGADADPHGRSLADSSWAKFADALTYKLQWRGGSRPLLPEHAPLQRVLGGRRIDSTGGADLSLP
- a CDS encoding type IV pilus twitching motility protein PilT codes for the protein MARIDPVIDRIFQESAAALVFETGTAAFLLTASGNRPVYKQQLSTAQILGAFAEITPAELQGRLGNEPRMQFPYVAPGGAVEITVEARDGNIRVLVKPQPTAGTPSRGGVPYHAVVAAKPEHVAPKPQPPKAPEPVVQVTAPAGAVPVMLSGDPRKAMEQLLSLMLEKKASDLHLTSGCVPMLRVDGDIVPVNLYGTLPNERLQAILWSIAPQRNQEEWEEKKDTDFAYETEESRFRVNVFCDRSGVGAVLRTIPTKIMSAEDMGLSKAILDLCFLHKGLVLVTGPTGSGKSTTLAAMVDYINRNRSDHIITIEDPIEFVHPNKNCLVNQREVSVHTASFKNALRAALREDPDIILVGELRDLETIAIAIETAETGHLVFGTLHTNTAPATIDRIIDQFPPDRQEQIRMMLSESLKGVIAQTLCKKKGGGRAAAQEVLICNSAVSNLIREGKTFQVPSIMQTGRNQGMVTLNDALLELVKKEIVAPEEALKKAVAKGEFKGMLERLGHKLEAPEN
- the dusB gene encoding tRNA dihydrouridine synthase DusB — encoded protein: MNETMRIGPYELRNRWILAPMAGISEMPFRSLAFRLGAGLCPTELVSAEGLMRASNRTMRYLRFDPVWERPFSVQVFGGKPDVLAEASKVARDHGAQIIDVNMGCPVPKVTKSGAGCALMSEPSRAAEVVSKIAEATGLPVTAKIRAGIDAKSINCVEVGLALQAAGCQAVALHPRTRAQGYNGKADWSLIKALKEALSIPVIGNGDVKSVADAHRMLATTGCDAVMIGRGALGNPWLFRELEGGPPATVAERHAVVMEHYEAHLAFCGDERRAVHQFRKHLGWYARGLVGAAAFRSEAMRIEPAEELRVALDTFFANAEPDRRNQAEPEEEDGVDYRAAYG
- a CDS encoding RDD family protein, with the protein product MPLPDEQLVQRRPVGEEVPLDRRGGRRDGARAAAPAALAVDLSIDRRLVPRLTAAVAPPERAAKVARMRLDHEGAEALAGRLLVPLAQSAARALEPAFVAAKRAVSERMQRQRDDAGELLVEGRILEADGEGIAAFVAFGRALLAAPLDASPVRALERLAAAHGLRLALADLYDLVVAETESHPSSPTLRRRGAQLRELGAAQAERVETWEAARSAAVEAAAAGPRAVEACGVAPSAPLATSAAPAAEMPALAARVAEDLTAPAAEELATPVGDEASAPLVPALVARATAAPAVDRLPVGPSVVPLLAPVRTASPSPLPVGAAMESAPRPAGSSASFGAEATPEPLPPFVPPPLAAAPVPEPVATAAVSSGASDGFSLAAAPSPVQEQDDASISARRIALGRSSPDPADVPVQARLLAWIVDLAVVGAVPAVAVVAGTSAFSRPGLSVIDHLLYAAAQHPSIFVAAALLGLLTAFVYLTLGLAIGGRTLGDRLAGLRSVEVEHGTPPGLRLAAVRSAVAIAGTLAFFVSPLWALVDPNGEALHDKVVGTRTIRCV
- a CDS encoding endonuclease/exonuclease/phosphatase family protein, whose product is MHRWLCRTFLAVILSQLCACSAYKSELRTAAIRRGTTQTNSLRVMTFNVRSCSEGIDRVAEAIQEASPDVVALQEVDNGTRRAGGLDQARELGRRLGLPYAVHIPATQMHGGDYGMALLSRVPVVSLDQRPLPVDRGMEPRVVARAVLLVDGVEVSLYKAHLSPMPQRSELRREQAAFVARLMAADERPKILVGDLNDVATSPAVRLLTSRLQDAWAKAGTGDAGTYPLPLLGTFRYDYVLASTEFEVQRSFVLQGDASDHYPVIADLALPVEWLATSD
- a CDS encoding acyl-CoA carboxylase subunit beta, which produces MSPEEEKRAKLAALHREAELGGGEERIAKQHEAGKLTARERIDLLLDPGTFVEVDKFVTHRCSDFGMEQKKILGDGVVTGYGLVEGRQIFVFAQDFTVFGGSLSGAYAQKICKIMDLAMQVGAPVVGLNDSGGARIQEGVESLAGYADIFLRNTLASGVIPQISLILGPCAGGAVYSPAITDFIAMVKDTSYMFITGPDVIKTVTHEEVSKENLGGASAHNAKSGVAHFAAEDEAHAIRMTRELLSFLPLNNADDPPVEPCNDDPFREDEKLRTIVPENPNKPYDIKEIVKTVVDDNHFFEVQEHYAKNMVIGFARLNGRPVGIVANQPLVLAGVLDIDASVKAARFVRFCDCFNIPLVTFVDVPGFLPGTSQEWGGIIRHGAKLLYAFAEATVPKITVITRKAYGGAYDVMASKHIRADINYAFPTAEIAVMGPDGAVNIIFRDELKKAADPVKRKDELVRDYREKFANPYKAAELGYIDEVILPEQTRGRLVRALEMLKNKRQENPPKKHGNIPL